The following coding sequences lie in one Clostridiaceae bacterium genomic window:
- a CDS encoding serine hydroxymethyltransferase translates to MSWTDKIKIIDPEVAEAIENEALRQEYKIELIASENFVSKAVMEAMGTPLTNKYAEGYPGKRYYGGCEWVDVVEQIAIDRAKQLFGAEHANVQPHSGSQANTAVYLAVLKPGDTILGMNLSHGGHLTHGMSLNISGKYFNVVSYGVREDTCCIDYDEVRKIAKESKPNIIVAGASAYPRIIDFKAFREIADEVGAYLMVDMAHIAGLVAAGLHPNPVPYAHFVTTTTHKTLRGPRGGMILCKEEFAKAINSAVFPGIQGGPLMHVIAAKAVSFKEALSPEFNEYQKQIVKNAAALAKALMEKGFNLVTNGTDNHLILVDLCNKEITGKEAQNMLDEVNITVNKNGIPFDKKPPFVTSGIRIGTPAVTTRGMKEEDMVEIADLIHLALTDFENTKEQVKERVKKLCEKHPLYR, encoded by the coding sequence TGAACTTATTGCTTCCGAGAATTTTGTCAGCAAAGCAGTAATGGAAGCTATGGGTACTCCTTTAACAAACAAATACGCAGAGGGGTATCCTGGAAAAAGATATTATGGTGGATGCGAATGGGTTGACGTAGTTGAGCAGATTGCCATTGACAGGGCAAAACAGCTTTTTGGCGCTGAACATGCCAATGTGCAACCTCATTCAGGTTCTCAGGCCAATACAGCAGTATATTTAGCAGTATTAAAACCTGGCGATACAATTCTCGGTATGAATCTATCCCATGGGGGACATTTAACTCATGGAATGTCTTTAAATATTTCAGGAAAATATTTTAATGTGGTAAGTTATGGTGTCAGGGAAGATACATGCTGCATTGATTATGATGAAGTAAGAAAGATTGCTAAAGAAAGCAAGCCGAATATTATTGTTGCAGGTGCAAGCGCCTACCCAAGGATTATCGATTTTAAAGCATTCAGGGAAATTGCTGATGAAGTTGGAGCATATCTGATGGTTGATATGGCACATATTGCAGGGCTAGTTGCAGCCGGTCTCCATCCAAATCCCGTTCCCTATGCGCATTTTGTAACTACCACTACCCACAAGACATTAAGAGGGCCAAGAGGCGGAATGATCCTTTGCAAAGAAGAATTTGCAAAGGCTATTAACAGTGCCGTTTTCCCCGGCATTCAGGGCGGACCTCTAATGCATGTCATAGCTGCAAAGGCTGTAAGCTTTAAAGAAGCTCTCTCACCGGAGTTTAATGAGTATCAAAAACAGATTGTTAAAAATGCCGCAGCTTTGGCAAAAGCTCTTATGGAAAAAGGCTTTAATTTGGTAACGAATGGTACAGACAACCATTTAATTCTTGTAGATCTTTGCAATAAAGAAATTACAGGTAAAGAAGCTCAGAACATGCTTGATGAAGTAAATATTACTGTAAACAAGAATGGAATACCTTTTGATAAGAAACCTCCCTTTGTTACAAGCGGTATAAGAATCGGAACTCCTGCTGTAACAACAAGAGGCATGAAAGAAGAAGATATGGTAGAAATTGCAGATCTGATTCATCTGGCTTTAACTGATTTTGAAAACACAAAAGAGCAGGTTAAGGAAAGAGTTAAGAAGCTTTGTGAAAAGCATCCTTTATATAGATAG
- a CDS encoding replication-associated recombination protein A, whose amino-acid sequence MIKSNEPLAYRMCPRTLEEFVGQEEIVGKGKLLYRMIKADRISSIILYGPPGTGKTSLARIIASTTKTNFEKLNAVTSGVADIKRVIADTLNPMLNPSGRTVLFIDEIHRFNKAQQDALLPYVEDGTIVLIGATTENPFFEVNKALISRSSVFMLKPLKKEDILKVLKNALKDEERGYGKYDITIEEAALEKIAELSNGDARIGLNALELAVITTDPGKDGSIFIDVDTVLECIQKRPINFDKTGDAHYDNISAFIKSMRGSDPDAAVFYLARALYGGEDPEFLARRIIICASEDVGMANPNALLVAVAAAEAVRMIGMPEARIILSHAAIMVATSPKSNACYTAIDNALSDIATKRTGEVPMHLRNPVTPEMKELGYGKGYKYAHDYPGNITEQDYLPEEIRGTIYYKPTENGFEGRIKEWLDKRRKQK is encoded by the coding sequence ATGATTAAAAGTAATGAGCCCCTGGCATATAGAATGTGCCCCAGAACTTTAGAGGAGTTTGTGGGACAGGAGGAAATAGTCGGCAAAGGAAAATTATTATACAGAATGATCAAAGCTGACAGAATCTCTTCTATAATACTCTATGGCCCTCCAGGTACCGGAAAAACCTCTCTTGCCAGGATAATTGCTTCCACCACCAAAACAAATTTTGAAAAGCTAAATGCAGTTACATCAGGAGTAGCAGACATTAAGAGAGTTATAGCCGATACACTGAATCCCATGCTGAACCCATCCGGAAGAACTGTTCTTTTTATAGATGAGATTCACAGATTTAATAAAGCTCAGCAGGATGCCTTATTGCCATATGTGGAAGATGGTACTATCGTATTAATAGGTGCTACCACTGAAAATCCCTTTTTTGAAGTTAATAAAGCTTTGATTTCAAGATCTTCGGTCTTTATGCTAAAGCCACTGAAAAAAGAGGATATACTTAAGGTGCTTAAAAATGCTTTGAAAGACGAAGAAAGAGGATATGGAAAATATGATATTACTATAGAAGAAGCAGCATTGGAAAAAATTGCTGAACTTTCAAACGGTGATGCAAGAATAGGGCTTAATGCTCTAGAGCTGGCAGTTATAACTACAGATCCAGGTAAAGACGGCTCCATATTTATAGATGTAGACACTGTTTTGGAATGTATACAAAAAAGGCCTATCAACTTTGATAAAACAGGTGACGCCCACTATGACAACATAAGTGCCTTTATTAAATCTATGAGAGGAAGTGATCCTGACGCGGCAGTATTCTATCTTGCCAGAGCTCTTTATGGAGGAGAAGATCCTGAATTTCTGGCACGCAGGATAATAATTTGTGCATCCGAGGATGTGGGTATGGCGAATCCAAATGCATTGCTGGTGGCAGTTGCGGCAGCAGAAGCTGTCAGGATGATAGGGATGCCTGAAGCCAGGATTATATTGTCTCATGCTGCAATAATGGTGGCTACAAGCCCTAAATCAAATGCATGCTATACTGCAATTGACAATGCATTATCAGACATAGCCACCAAAAGAACCGGAGAAGTTCCAATGCATCTTAGAAATCCTGTAACACCTGAAATGAAGGAACTAGGCTATGGAAAAGGTTATAAGTATGCCCATGATTATCCTGGAAATATTACAGAACAGGACTATTTACCGGAAGAAATAAGAGGTACAATATATTATAAGCCTACTGAAAATGGATTTGAAGGCAGGATAAAAG